One part of the Raphanus sativus cultivar WK10039 chromosome 7, ASM80110v3, whole genome shotgun sequence genome encodes these proteins:
- the LOC108815225 gene encoding uncharacterized protein LOC108815225: MSLSASPPGDTSPPPSTPPHIPTHSPLTSHILHPPATVHSFRPPPPLSVMMDNSMYKNDLNSYCRRTNIPLPVYDTRFACTVSVGGKNFTSSTSTTFTDRESAEQDAAKVALQHLLNKVDITSPPTSTNLHFYLRKLVCQDKTRCKMILKEFVDKKKIECAYRTVQVEKSHLFVSSLVLNGTCYKGECGKNKKEAEQLAALSSILSLLDDPIYGPQISEVIKSKFSACDVFNVLKDCSVVISNEFKATTSNGCGVIMPLAQQSSFRVLVDDQKPRTSVEQVLVNSLPQVENQVKKTSLPQTERLGDDGVLLDDTQCVANHLPGAVTISRCSYVPLPRASTLVLEPQHEIKSPEATKLPFNQIGVPREVVPVPAAAHNPCKDLISFKQRRRKNKQKANKRLPRTPPLFSEPRHEIKLLQQMGVRTEFVPVSAASHNPGNDSISSKKRRRKNKQKAS; encoded by the exons ATGTCTCTCTCAGCATCACCACCTGGCGATACATCGCCGCCTCCGTCGACTCCCCCCCACATTCCCACTCACTCTCCCCTCACAAGTCACATCCTCCACCCTCCCGCTACAGTTCATAGCTttcgtcctcctcctcctctgt cagtTATGATGGACAATTCGATGTATAAGAACGACTTAAACTCTTATTGTCGGAGAACAAACATACCACTTCCAGTGTACGACACTAGATTTGCATGTACCGTTTCTGTCGGTGGAAAGAACTTTACTTCTTCCACCTCGACTACTTTCACCGACCGTGAATCTGCAGAGCAAGACGCTGCCAAGGTTGCATTACAACATCTACTCAATAAAGTGGATATTACATCTCCTCCTACTTCTACAAATCTTCACTTCTATCTCCGCAAG CTCGTATGTCAGGACAAAACACGTTGCAAGATGATATTAAAAGAGTTTGTTGACAAGAAAAAGATAGAATGTGCATATAGGACCGTTCAAGTTGAAAAGTCTCATTTGTTTGTTTCCTCTTTGGTACTGAACGGTACTTGTTATAAAGGTGAATGTGGTAAGAATAAAAAAGAAGCTGAGCAACTAGCTGCACTTTCATCTATCCTCTCCCTTTTAG ATGATCCTATCTATGGACCACAGATTTCTGAAGTTATCAAGTCCAAGTTTAGTGCTTGTGATGTCTTTAATGTGCTCAAGGATTGTTCTGTTGTCATCAGCAACGAGTTCAAGGCTACCACTTCTAATGGTTGTGGTGTAATAATGCCCCTTGCTCAGCAAAGCAGTTTCAGAGTTTTAGTTGATGATCAAAAGCCGAGGACATCGGTAGAGCAAGTTTTGGTAAATTCACTGCCTCAGGTAGAGAACCAAGTCAAGAAAACTTCACTGCCTCAGACAGAGAGGCTAGGTGATGATGGAGTCTTGTTGGATGATACACAATGTGTGGCTAATCACCTTCCTGGAGCAGTGACCATTTCAAGGTGTTCTTATGTACCCCTGCCAAGAGCTTCAACACTAGTCTTAGAACCACAGCATGAAATCAAGTCGCCAGAGGCAACAAAACTCCCTTTTAATCAAATCGGTGTTCCCAGAGAGGTTGTGCCTGTTCCGGCAGCCGCACACAATCCGTGTAAAGATTTGATCTCTTTTAAacagagaagaaggaagaacaAGCAGAAGGCAAACAAGAGATTGCCAAGAACTCCACCACTATTCTCGGAACCACGTCATGAAATCAAGCTTCTTCAGCAAATGGGTGTTCGAACAGAGTTTGTGCCTGTTTCAGCAGCATCACACAATCCGGGAAATGATTCGATCTCTTCtaaaaagagaagaaggaagaacaAGCAGAAGGCGAGTTGA
- the LOC108814494 gene encoding peroxidase 53: MAVTNSSSTTCDGSFIINLLVIVSSLFGTSSAQLNATFYSGTCPNASAIVRSSIQQALQSDPRIGASLIRLHFHDCFVNGCDGSLLLDNSSSIQSEKNAVPNVNSTRGFNVVDDIKTALENACPGTVSCSDILALASEASVSLAGGPTWTVLLGRRDGLTANLSGANSGLPSPFEGITNITAKFTAVGLNTTDVVVLSGAHTFGRAACATFNNRLFNFNGTGSPDPTLNSTLLSSLQQLCPQNGSGSVVTNLDLSTPDAFDNNYFTNLQSNNGLLQSDQELLSDTGSPTIPIVTSFASNQTQFFEAFALSMIKMGNISPLTGSSGEIRQDCKVVNGQSATQAIELRSGSAEKEVGSAEM, encoded by the exons ATGGCTGTAACAAACTCGTCTAGTACTACCTGTGATGGTTCGTTCATCATCAACCTTCTTGTTATCGTTTCTTCACTGTTCGGGACATCATCTGCGCAGTTAAACGCAACGTTTTACTCCGGAACTTGCCCTAACGCCTCAGCCATCGTTCGCAGCTCTATTCAACAAGCTCTTCAATCCGACCCGAGAATCGGAGCCAGCCTAATCCGTCTTCATTTCCACGACTGCTTTGTTAAC GGTTGCGACGGGTCGCTCTTGCTTGACAACAGCTCAAGCATCCAGAGCGAGAAGAACGCTGTACCCAACGTAAACTCGACAAGAGGATTCAATGTTGTGGATGATATCAAAACGGCCCTCGAGAATGCTTGTCCCGGCACCGTCTCTTGCTCGGACATTCTAGCTCTTGCATCTGAGGCCTCCGTATCTTTG GCAGGAGGGCCTACATGGACTGTGTTATTAGGACGAAGAGATGGTCTTACCGCGAACCTGTCTGGGGCGAACTCGGGCCTTCCATCTCCTTTTGAAGGCATCACCAACATCACAGCTAAATTTACAGCTGTCGGGCTAAATACAACCGATGTGGTAGTCTTATCTG GAGCGCATACGTTTGGACGTGCAGCTTGCGCAACCTTCAACAACAGACTATTCAACTTCAATGGGACAGGAAGTCCTGACCCGACTCTGAACTCAACACTTCTCAGCAGTCTTCAACAGCTATGTCCTCAAAATGGCAGCGGATCAGTGGTCACTAATCTTGATCTGAGCACACCTGATGCTTTCGATAACAATTACTTCACCAACCTTCAGAGCAACAATGGTTTACTTCAGTCAGACCAAGAACTGTTATCTGACACTGGTTCTCCCACCATCCCTATTGTTACTTCCTTTGCAAGCAACCAAACTCAGTTTTTTGAGGCGTTTGCTCTGTCCATGATCAAAATGGGGAACATTAGTCCCTTGACTGGGAGTAGTGGAGAGATTAGACAAGACTGTAAGGTGGTTAACGGACAATCCGCCACTCAGGCAATTGAGTTAAGGTCTGGCTCTGCTGAGAAAGAAGTGGGTTCAGCAGAAATGTGA
- the LOC108816216 gene encoding probable L-type lectin-domain containing receptor kinase S.5 — translation MKNSLTCKLLFLILTIACKIETQVKCLEFDFPTFEESNDSDLIRDNSYIVLGAIQVTPDIRGSLTNHAGRALYKKPFKLWNKDKKATFNTTFVINISNQTNPGGEGLAFVLTPETTAPQNSSGMWLGLVNETTNRTLGSKIVAVEFDTRKSHPDDLDGNHVALNVNNINSVVQESLSGRGIKIDSGNDFTAHVRYDGNNISVYVSRNNSEVYNQRNLVFSRAIDLSASLPETVYVGFTASTSSYTELNCVRSWKFEGLEIDGDGNMLWLWIIVPTVCLVVIGAILGLLFLRSRSRSGETSPEIEAELDNCATNPQKFKLRELKRATGNFSHENKLGQGGFGMVFKGKWEGRDIAVKRVSEKSHQGKQEFISEITTIGSLNHRNLVKLLGWCYERKEYLLVYEYMPNGSLDRYIFLGDKSRTNLTWETRKNIIRGLSQALEYLHNGCDKRILHRDIKASNVMLDSDFNAKLGDFGLARMIQQSEMTHHSTKEIAGTPGYMAPETFLNGRATVETDVYAFGVLMLEVVSGKKPSYVLDKENQSNYNNSIVNWLWELYRNGNIMDAADPRMGSSFNVEEMKSVLLLGLACCHPNPNQRPSMRTVLKVLTGETSPPDVPTERPAFVWPAMPPSFSDVDYSLTGSQIDSLTVLTGR, via the coding sequence atgaaaaattctcTAACGTGCAAGCTCCTCTTCTTAATTCTGACTATAGCCTGTAAGATCGAGACACAAGTGAAATGCTTGGAGTTCGATTTCCCCACGTTTGAAGAAAGCAACGACTCAGACTTGATCCGTGACAACTCGTACATCGTCCTCGGAGCGATCCAAGTCACTCCTGATATCCGTGGCTCCCTCACGAACCATGCAGGACGCGCGCTCTACAAGAAGCCTTTCAAGCTatggaacaaagacaagaaagCCACGTTCAACACCACCTTCGTTATCAACATCTCCAACCAAACCAACCCTGGAGGCGAAGGCTTAGCCTTTGTTCTCACACCGGAGACGACCGCTCCTCAGAACAGCTCAGGTATGTGGCTCGGTCTGGTCAACGAAACCACAAACAGAACTCTCGGGTCGAAGATCGTCGCGGTTGAGTTCGACACGAGGAAGAGCCATCCGGATGATCTTGATGGAAACCACGTGGCTCTAAACGTGAACAACATCAATTCAGTTGTTCAAGAATCCTTGAGCGGTCGAGGGATCAAGATCGATTCTGGTAATGACTTTACCGCACATGTGCGGTATGATGGTAACAATATATCGGTTTATGTCTCAAGAAACAACTCGGAGGTATATAATCAACGGAACTTAGTGTTCTCTAGGGCTATAGATCTCTCAGCCTCTCTTCCAGAGACCGTTTACGTTGGTTTCACGGCATCAACAAGCAGTTACACAGAGCTGAACTGTGTCCGGTCATGGAAGTTTGAAGGTTTAGAGATAGATGGAGATGGAAACATGTTATGGCTTTGGATTATAGTCCCTACTGTGTGTCTTGTTGTAATAGGAGCTATCTTAGGGTTATTGTTCTTGAGATCTAGGTCAAGGTCAGGGGAAACAAGCCCTGAGATAGAAGCTGAGCTAGATAACTGCGCGACGAACCCGCAGAAGTTCAAGCTGAGAGAGCTGAAGAGAGCAACGGGGAACTTCAGCCACGAGAACAAACTCGGACAAGGCGGGTTTGGGATGGTGTTTAAGGGGAAGTGGGAAGGTAGAGACATAGCTGTGAAGCGAGTGTCCGAGAAATCTCATCAAGGGAAGCAAGAGTTCATATCCGAGATCACGACGATCGGTAGCCTGAATCACAGGAACCTGGTGAAGCTATTGGGATGGTGCTACGAGAGGAAAGAGTATCTTCTAGTTTACGAGTACATGCCCAACGGAAGCTTGGATAGATATATTTTCTTGGGAGACAAGTCAAGGACAAACCTAACGTGGGAGACAAGGAAGAACATTATAAGAGGGCTATCTCAAGCTTTGGAGTATCTACACAACGGATGCGACAAGAGGATACTCCACAGAGACATCAAAGCGAGCAACGTGATGCTAGACTCAGATTTCAACGCGAAGCTCGGAGATTTCGGGCTTGCGAGGATGATACAGCAGAGCGAGATGACACACCATTCGACGAAAGAGATCGCTGGAACACCAGGTTACATGGCTCCGGAGACTTTCCTCAACGGGAGAGCAACTGTGGAAACAGACGTCTACGCCTTCGGAGTTCTGATGCTTGAAGTAGTCTCTGGCAAGAAACCGAGTTACGTGTTGGACAAGGAGAACCAGAGCAATTACAACAACAGCATTGTGAACTGGCTGTGGGAGTTGTACAGAAATGGAAACATCATGGATGCAGCTGATCCGAGAATGGGAAGCTCGTTTAACGTAGAGGAGATGAAAAGCGTTTTGCTCTTGGGACTAGCTTGTTGCCACCCGAACCCCAACCAAAGACCGTCCATGAGAACTGTTTTGAAGGTCTTGACGGGTGAGACTAGCCCACCAGATGTGCCTACAGAGAGACCAGCTTTCGTGTGGCCAGCCATGCCTCCGTCTTTTAGTGACGTTGACTACTCTCTTACAGGGAGTCAGATCGATTCGCTCACCGTGCTAACTGGCCGGTGA
- the LOC108815972 gene encoding uncharacterized protein LOC108815972, with translation MSVPLKLTSSMSSTQCPSSFSQTSSSVKLKSLIQTLIISQVCRLIRKIYRASSILVRVLRKKQYNLLSMPSSFYPKRASKKQKSNIFFGSFRLHYNFCSTHVLPVSAPVRLPEELYLAHLQYDSTWESMHSTESMDDDDDDIQEPSQLSSYLKQLEDDKVIDTKEEKEGKEMKMMNEIDKLADMFIAYSHEKFMLEKVDSYRRFQETLNTSS, from the coding sequence ATGTCAGTGCCACTCAAATTAACGTCTTCCATGTCATCTACTCAATGTCCATCTTCATTTTCACAAACATCAAGCTCTGTGAAACTCAAGTCCCTGATTCAAACTCTCATCATCTCTCAAGTTTGTCGACTAATCCGCAAAATCTACAGAGCTTCGTCCATTCTTGTTAGAGTCTTGAGGAAGAAGCAATACAATCTCTTGTCAATGCCTTCTTCGTTCTACCCAAAAAGAGCctcaaagaaacaaaagagtaaTATATTCTTCGGCTCCTTCAGACTTCACTACAACTTTTGCTCTACTCACGTGTTGCCTGTCTCTGCGCCGGTACGTCTCCCTGAGGAACTCTACTTGGCACATCTCCAATACGACTCTACTTGGGAGTCAATGCATTCGACTGAGTcgatggatgatgatgatgatgatattcAAGAACCCTCTCAGCTCTCTAGCTATCTAAAACAGCTAGAGGACGATAAAGTGATTgacacaaaagaagaaaaagaagggaaagagatgaagatgatgaatgagATCGATAAATTGGCTGATATGTTTATAGCCTATAGTCATGAGAAATTCATGTTGGAGAAGGTTGATTCGTATAGGAGATTCCAAGAAACGCTGAATACTAGCAGTTGA
- the LOC108814929 gene encoding protein EMSY-LIKE 2 encodes MEVQIHILEQEAYCAVLRAFKAQSDAISWEKESMITELRKELRVSDDEHRELLSSVHNDDIIKRIREWRQGGGNQVVRHASNQSLDVLPSQAFSASRKKQKTFQSYPSIGSTRSRSFNNHVVVSGGAVSGNEPAEALIGKKVWTRWPEDNSFYEAVVTQYNAVEGRHALVYDINTANETWEWVDLKEIPPQDIRWGGEENGATLNAGHGGGMTRGSRRTLSNGGLARVPMTQPRRDHLVIAQNGGGRKFFDEIELFNTDSLVKEVERVFDSNLPDPHELDKAKKLLKEHEQALISAIARLADASDFESDGEEAYMHELPMHEE; translated from the exons ATGGAAGTGCAGATTCATATACTTGAGCAGGAAGCTTACTGTGCTGTACTAAGGGCTTTTAAAGCTCAGTCTGATGCAATCTCTTGG GAAAAAGAAAGCATGATAACAGAGCTGCGTAAAGAACTGAGAGTATCTGATGATGAACACCGGGAACTGCTGAGCAGTGTCCACAACGACGACATTATCAAAAGGATAAG GGAGTGGAGACAGGGAGGTGGAAACCAAGTTGTTAGGCATGCAAGTAACCAGTCCCTCGATGTTCTTCCTAGTCAGGCCTTTTCAGCTTCTAGGAAGAAGCAGAAGACGTTCCAATCC TATCCATCGATTGGTTCTACTAGAAGTAGGTCATTCAACAACCATGTAGTAGTGTCTGGTGGTGCCGTATCAGGTAATGAACCTGCGGAAGCTCTTATTGGAAAAAAAGTGTGGACGAGATGGCCTGAAGACAATAGCTTTTATGAAGCGGTAGTTACGCAATACAATGCAGTTGAG GGTCGCCATGCGTTGGTATATGACATAAACACAGCGAATGAAACATGGGAATGGGTTGATCTTAAGGAG ATTCCACCGCAAGATATAAGATGGGGTGGAGAGGAGAATGGGGCAACTTTAAATGCAGGACATGGCGGTGGAATGACTCGTGGGAGTCGAAGAACCTTAAGCAATGGTGGTCTAGCGAGAGTTCCAATGACACAGCCGAGAAGAGACCATCTAGTAATAGCTCAAAACGGTGGTGGGAGGAAGTTTTTCGATGAGATCGAACTGTTCAACACAGACTCACTTGTGAAAGAG GTGGAGAGAGTTTTTGATTCTAACCTTCCTGACCCGCACGAGCTTGATAAGGCCAAGAAGCTACTCAAG GAACATGAACAGGCGCTTATTTCTGCCATTGCAAGGCTTGCAGATGCTTCTGATTTCGAAAGCG ATGGAGAGGAAGCGTATATGCATGAGCTTCCGATGCATGAGGAATAA
- the LOC108815224 gene encoding probable protein phosphatase 2C 68, producing MSRDDDDDHDHDDMEGDSLLWSRELGRHSLGDFSMAVVQANEVIEDHSQVETGNGAVFVGVYDGHGGPEASRYISDHLFSHLMRVSRERGVITKETLRAAFSATEKGFLTLVRRTRGLKPLIAAAGSCCLVGVIWKGTLIIANVGDSRAVLGSSMSSNDSRSNKIVAEQLTNDHNAAQEEVRQELRSSHPDDPRILVLKQGVWRIKGIIQVSRSIGDAYLKRPEFSLGPSFPRFHLPEGLKRPVLLAEPCVYTRVLQTNNKFVIFASDGLWEHMSNQQAVEIVNKHPRPGIARRLVRRAMNIAAKKKGMTYDDLKKVERGVRRFFHDDITVAVIFIDNELLMVEKATVPQLSIKGFSHTVGPSKFSLFSS from the exons ATGAGCAGGGACGATGACGACGATCATGATCATGACGACATGGAAGGTGACTCGCTCCTTTGGTCTAGGGAACTCGGGAGGCATTCTCTCGGTGATTTCTCCATGGCGGTCGTGCAAGCTAACGAGGTCATTGAGGATCATAGCCAAGTCGAGACTGGGAATGGAGCTGTCTTCGTCGGAGTTTACGATGGTCATGGTGGTCCCGAAGCTTCTAGATACATCTCTGACCATCTCTTTTCCCATTTGAtga GAGTTTCAAGAGAGCGTGGTGTCATTACAAAAGAAACTCTTAGGGCTGCGTTTTCCGCAACCGAGAAAGGGTTCCTCACGCTTGTGCGAAGGACACGCGGATTAAAACCCTTGATTGCAGCCGCTGGATCTTGCTGTCTCGTCGGAGTTATCTGGAAAGGGACCTTGATTATCGCTAACGTTGGTGATTCACGTGCTGTGCTTGGCTCCTCCATGAGTAGTAATGATAGCAGGTCAAACAAGATTGTAGCTGAGCAACTGACAAACGATCACAATGCTGCTCAGGAAGAAGTCAGACAAGAGCTTAGGTCATCGCATCCGGATGATCCGCGCATCCTTGTCCTCAAACAAGGTGTGTGGCGCATCAAAGGCATCATTCAG GTATCTAGATCAATAGGGGATGCGTACTTGAAACGCCCAGAGTTTTCTCTTGGTCCTTCGTTCCCACGGTTCCATCTCCCTGAAGGGCTAAAAAGACCGGTTCTATTAGCAGAGCCTTGCGTCTACACAAGAGtcctacaaacaaataataagtTTGTGATATTCGCATCAGATGGACTATGGGAACACATGAGCAACCAGCAAGCTGTAGAGATAGTCAATAAACATCCTCGTCCT GGAATAGCGAGAAGGCTGGTGAGAAGAGCGATGAACATAGCGGCGAAGAAGAAAGGGATGACGTATGATGATTTGAAGAAAGTGGAGAGAGGAGTTAGAAGATTCTTTCATGATGATATAACGGTGGCTGTGATATTCATAGATAATGAGCTTCTTATGGTTGAGAAAGCTACTGTTCCTCAACTCTCCATTAAAGGTTTCTCTCATACCGTTGGACCTTCCAAGTTCAGTCTCTTCTCCTCTTAG
- the LOC108815226 gene encoding defensin-like protein 306, whose translation MEKAALIFIGLLLFSSCTQILSKTCNVDSDCTKITCPSIINIKCVKNTCQCVKEENMDLPLQTRCDHTACAALCKSKGEEIGFYVCALNHCYCRKPPMY comes from the exons ATGGAGAAAGCAGCTTTGATATTCATCGGTCTTCTACTTTTCTCATCAT GCACTCAAATTCTTTCGAAAACTTGCAACGTCGATTCTGATTGTACAAAGATCACATGTCCAAGTATAATCAATATCAAGTGTGTGAAGAACACATGTCAATGCGTTAAAGAGGAAAACATGGATTTACCCCTTCAAACAAGGTGTGACCATACTGCTTGCGCTGCTTTATGCAAGTCAAAAGGCGAAGAAATTGGGTTTTATGTATGTGCTCTAAACCATTGTTACTGTCGCAAACCTCCTATGTATTAA
- the LOC108816284 gene encoding late embryogenesis abundant protein 46, whose protein sequence is MQSMKETASNIAASAKSGMDKTKATLGEKAEKMTTRDPLQKEMATQKKEERINEAEMQKREAREHNAAMKEASGAGTGTGLGLGSATHSTTGQVGHGTGTHQMSALPGHGTGQPTGHVVDGTAATEPIGTNTGTGRTTAHNTRVGGGTTGYGTGGGYTG, encoded by the exons ATGCAGTCGATGAAGGAAACAGCTTCGAACATCGCAGCTTCTGCGAAGTCTGGCATGGACAAGACCAAAGCCACCTTGGGGGAAAAG GCCGAGAAGATGACAACACGAGACCCTCTTCAGAAAGAGATGGCTAcacagaagaaagaagagaggaTCAATGAAGCTGAGATGCAGAAGAGAGAAGCGCGTGAGCACAACGCTGCAATGAAAGAAGCCTCTGGAGCTGGGACAGGAACTGGTTTGGGACTGGGGTCGGCCACTCACTCGACCACTGGACAAGTCGGACACGGAACTGGGACCCACCAGATGTCGGCTTTACCTGGTCACGGCACGGGACAACCAACGGGGCACGTCGTGGATGGTACAGCCGCGACAGAACCGATAGGAACGAACACTGGAACTGGTAGGACCACCGCTCATAACACCCGCGTGGGCGGTGGCACCACTGGGTACGGAACCGGTGGAGGATATACTGGATAA